In Bos indicus x Bos taurus breed Angus x Brahman F1 hybrid chromosome 1, Bos_hybrid_MaternalHap_v2.0, whole genome shotgun sequence, a single window of DNA contains:
- the ARHGAP31 gene encoding rho GTPase-activating protein 31 isoform X2 yields the protein MHARNLALVWAPNLLRSKEIEATGCNGDAAFLAVRVQQVVIEFILNHVDQIFNNGTPGSLENDENRPIMKSLTLPALSLPMKLVSLEEAQARSLATNHPARKERRENSLPEIVPPMGTLFHTVLELPDNKRKLSSKSKKWKSIFNLGRSGSDSKSKLSRNGSVFVRGQRLSVEKATIRPAKSMDSLCSVPVEGKETKGNFNRTVTTGGFFIPAAKMHSTSTGSSCDLSKQEGEWGQEGMPAGAEGGFDVGGDRSQPQGAQARGPPEQLKVFRPIEDPESEQTAPKMLGMFYTSNDSPSRSVFTSSLFQMEPSPRHQRKALNISKPFAVSVPLRVSAVISTNSTPCRTPPKELQSLSSLEEFSFQGSDSGDWPEEEKPLSAETSTASVPKKAALENTKPGPDTVRTLECSKGLPLEPGTQVEEKKTSESPLGSQHSSELEKKLDEEKVVEESGETSQVAASALQENPGARAEAVFLHEMDEDDLVNALIWSEIQQELKIIESEEELSSLAPPALKISPTQPILESSPGPFASPEPPGSSTPAPVSAPLEEWTKNPTNQSTLGTSTAANREKLETAGILPRSEPDPEKGQRPDPASLTPLEIVPLEKSSPQTRMEVGAPGNLSPLLPPAAPPPTPLEEEPRVQLLKSGPEREDSSGNLRTNPYADQMKSKGSPEIPSLCQGDKASSEESEKQNSKNPAPESKGSSFPSPTREAEISPQGEEDVAHSVQEPSDCDDDDTVTDIAQHGLEMVEPWEEPQWVTSPLHSPTLKDVQETQMQGPQGHRLEKRLSHRPSLRQSHSLDGKTMVKSQWTLKGSSSSSCADLEAERNSNPLQPLAPRSEITGWDEKAKRSFQELSGLKRTEVPPKQKAPGGSQPASAESSPVGLAEGKELGPHVGPHNPRVEPGGDPEPDSSKENSPGVQDHTSPGEHPPKFQRKSSEGGAPKGKNRPSSLNLDSTIPIIDLFRFENAASFGSPEVHLSEPGDPKVTWLTSSHGKVDPWRVYSQDSQDLDVVAHALTGRRNSAPVSVSAVRTSFMVKMCQARAVPVIPPKIQYTQIPQPLPSQSSEESGAQPLERNQEEAGSTGGTSQKLTKDDSLSSLESPREEKPKQDTGAIESLPVDTTASHVCEGPTLPPEPGLANLLTTQDAVVQCRKRTSETEPSGDNLLSSKIERSSGGSKPFHRSRPGRPQSLILFSPPFPIMDHPPPSSTGTDSKVLLSPIRSPTQTISPGLLCGELAENTWVTPEGVTLRNKMTIPKNGQRLETSTSCFYQPQRRSVILDGRSGRQIE from the exons AAGAAAGCTCTCCAGTAAATCCAAGAAGTGGAAATCAATATTTAACCTGGGACGTTCTGGATCAGACTCCAAATCAAAGCTGAGTAGAAACGGGAGTGTATTTGTGAGAGGACAGAGGCTCTCAG tggAAAAGGCTACCATCCGACCAGCTAAAAGCATGGACTCACTGTGCTCAGTGCCTGTGGAAG GGAAAGAAACCAAAGGAAATTTCAATCGAACCGTCACCACTGGTGGATTTTTCATCCCAGCAGCGAAAATGCACTCGACTAGCACTGGCAGCTCCTGTGACCTCAGCAAGCAGGAGGGCGAATGGGGCCAGGAGGGGATGCCGGCAGGGGCGGAAGGCGGCTTTGATGTGGGCGGAGACCGAAGCCAGCCGCAAGGGGCTCAGGCCCGGGGCCCGCCTGAGCAGCTGAAGGTGTTCCGACCCATTGAAGATCCTGAGAGCGAGCAAACAGCCCCGAAGATGCTGGGCATGTTCTACACCTCAAACGACAGCCCCAGCAGATCTGTCTTTACCAGCAGCCTCTTCCAAATGGAGCCTTCTCCCCGTCACCAGCGCAAGGCCCTGAACATTTCCAAGCCCTTTGCCGTATCTGTGCCACTCCGTGTATCAGCTGTCATCAGCACCAACAGCACCCCATGCCGAACCCCCCCAAAGGAGCTACAGTCTCTTTCCAGCCTGGAAGAGTTTTCTTTCCAGGGCTCAGACAGTGGAGATTGGCCCGAAGAGGAGAAGCCACTGAGTGCTGAGACTTCTACAG CATCTGTACCTAAGAAGGCAGCTCTCGAGAATACCAAGCCAGGACCAGACACGGTGAGAACACTGGAATGCAGCAAAGGCCTTCCCCTGGAGCCAGGCACCCAAGTGGAGGAGAAGAAAACCTCAGAAAGCCCCCTGGGTTCTCAGCATTCAAGTGAATTAGAGAAGAAGCTGGATGAAGAGAAGGTGGTGGAGGAGAGTGGAGAGACCAGCCAGGTGGCGGCCAGCGCTCTGCAGGAGAACCCCGGGGCCAGAGCTGAAGCAGTGTTTCTCCATGAGATG GATGAAGATGATCTGGTCAACGCCCTGATCTGGTCTGAGATTCAACAGGAGCTGAAAATTATTGAATCTGAGGAGGAACTCTCCTCCTTGGCACCACCTGCTCTAAAGATCAGCCCAACTCAGCCTATTCTTGAATCTAGTCCAGGGCCTTTTGCTTCCCCGGAGCCCCCTGGGAGCTCCACCCCAGCTCCAGTCTCCGCCCCTCTGGAGGAGTGGACTAAGAATCCAACCAATCAGAGCACACTGGGCACTTCCACAGCAGCCAATAGAGAAAAGCTGGAGACAGCCGGCATCCTCCCTAGATCTGAGCCAGACCCCGAAAAGGGCCAGCGCCCAGACCCTGCCAGCCTGACTCCTCTGGAAATAGTTCCATTGGAGAAGTCTTCTCCACAAACAAGGATGGAAGTGGGAGCCCCAGGGAATCTGTCTCCTCTGCTCCCACCTGCTGCTCCCCCTCCAACACCTTTAGAGGAGGAACCTCGAGTCCAACTATTGAAGAGTGGCCCTGAGAGAGAAGACTCATCTGGGAATTTGAGAACCAATCCATATGCAGACCAAATGAAGTCCAAAGGCAGCCCTGAGATCCCTAGCCTTTGTCAGGGAGACAAGGCCTCttcagaagaaagtgaaaagcaaaattcAAAGAATCCTGCTCCTGAGAGCAAAGGCTCTAGTTTTCCTAGCCCAACCAGGGAGGCCGAGATTTCCCCACAAGGAGAGGAGGACGTAGCCCACTCAGTACAGGAACCCTCAGACTGTGATGACGACGACACTGTGACAGACATTGCCCAGCATGGCCTGGAGATGGTGGAGCCCTGGGAGGAGCCCCAGTGGGTGACAAGTCCCCTGCACTCACCCACCCTTAAAGATGTACAAGAGACCCAGATGCAGGGCCCCCAGGGCCACCGACTAGAAAAGAGGCTTTCTCACAGGCCCAGCCTTCGCCAGAGCCATTCTCTAGATGGCAAAACCATGGTTAAGAGCCAGTGGACTCTCAAGGGTTCCTCCTCCAGCAGCTGTGCTGATCTTGAAGCAGAAAGGAATTCCAACCCCCTGCAGCCCTTGGCAcccaggagtgagattactggatgGGATGAGAAAGCCAAGAGGTCCTTTCAAGAGCTCTCTGGCCTGAAAAGGACAGAGGTTCCTCCTAAGCAGAAGGCACCAGGTGGTTCACAGCCCGCATCAGCAGAATCCAGCCCTGTCGGTCTAGCAGAAGGAAAGGAACTGGGACCACACGTGGGGCCACACAACCCTCGGGTTGAGCCTGGTGGTGATCCTGAGCCAGACAGCAGCAAGGAGAACTCACCTGGTGTGCAGGACCACACCTCACCTGGAGAGCATCCCCCTAAGTTCCAGCGCAAGAGTAGTGAGGGTGGGGCCCCGAAGGGGAAAAACAGGCCTTCGTCTCTCAACTTGGACTCCACCATTCCCATCATTGACCTCTTCCGGTTTGAGAATGCAGCCTCATTTGGGTCACCTGAAGTGCACCTCTCTGAGCCAGGAGACCCAAAGGTCACATGGCTGACCTCATCTCATGGTAAAGTAGACCCCTGGAGGGTTTACTCCCAGGACTCTCAGGACCTGGACGTGGTTGCCCATGCCCTGACGGGCCGCCGTAACTCAGCTCCTGTGAGTGTGTCAGCTGTGAGAACCTCTTTCATGGTTAAAATGTGCCAGGCCAGGGCAGTCCCAGTCATCCCACCCAAGATTCAGTACACTCAGAtcccacagcccctgccctctCAGAGCTCAGAGGAGAGTGGGGCtcagcccctggagaggaaccAAGAGGAAGCTGGCTCCACTGGTGGGACCTCTCAGAAACTTACCAAAGATgattctctctcctccttggaAAGCCCAAGGGAAGAAAAGCCAAAGCAAGATACAGGAGCCATTGAATCCTTGCCAGTGGATACCACTGCATCTCACGTGTGTGAGGGACCCACCCTTCCTCCAGAACCAGGTTTGGCCAACCTGCTGACCACTCAGGATGCAGTAGTACAATGTAGAAAGCGCACATCAGAGACAGAGCCATCTGGGGACAACCTTCTTTCTTCAAAAATAGAGCGCTCATCAGGGGGTTCTAAGCCTTTCCATAGGTCTAGACCAGGAAGACCTCAGAGCCTAATCTTATTCAGTCCTCCTTTCCCCATTATGGACCACCCACCCCCCTCATCTACAGGGACAGATTCCAAGGTCCTGCTGTCCCCTATCAGAAGTCCCACCCAGACAATTTCCCCTGGCCTGCTTTGTGGGGAGTTGGCAGAAAACACATGGGTCACACCAGAAGGGGTTACACTTAGGAATAAAATGACCATCCCTAAGAATGGCCAGAGACTAGAGACCTCAACAAGCTGTTTTTACCAGCCCCAGCGGAGATCAGTGATTCTGGATGGAAGAAGTGGAAGGCAAATAGAATGA